In Paenibacillus algicola, a genomic segment contains:
- a CDS encoding ANL family adenylate-forming protein, whose translation MECEELLQRFTRWKERPALVCNDEIYTYGWLLQNIHFIGQQVQMKGMAGSIVTLEEPYSPEAVAALLALWKMNCITAVMDAQLPEAKRIEYAVLTQAAFRCSAGREGLLALEAPGFTVTHPLLLQLQREESGGLIIFSSGSSGASKAAVHRTSALLSKYEREGRALKTIPFMLLDHIGGMNTMLRTLSSGGTLYILKDRSPSEVCRTIEQHRIQALPVSPTFMNLLLMSKTYEAYDLSSLEVVSYGSEVMPPSTLKAWHQAFPGVKTNQAYGMSELGVLPTRSAGSEGLAFSIQSEQVKYRIVDGLLEVKSPWTMMGYLNAPDPFTTDGWLKTGDEVLEEEGFIRILGRRSEMINVGGEKVYPAEVEDVLQQLPFVEAAVVSGEASGITGQLIKATLSLREEMKLAELRQKVWEHCRDRLPAYKIPQKIVIAEHSLTGSRMKKLRNL comes from the coding sequence ATGGAGTGTGAGGAGCTGCTGCAGCGGTTCACCCGCTGGAAGGAACGACCGGCTTTAGTTTGCAATGATGAAATATACACGTATGGCTGGCTGCTTCAGAACATACATTTCATCGGCCAGCAGGTTCAAATGAAGGGGATGGCAGGCTCCATAGTAACGCTGGAAGAGCCATATTCCCCCGAGGCTGTCGCCGCTCTCCTTGCACTCTGGAAGATGAACTGCATTACTGCGGTAATGGATGCACAGCTCCCGGAAGCCAAGCGGATCGAATATGCGGTTCTAACACAGGCTGCATTTCGCTGCAGCGCCGGGCGGGAAGGGCTTCTTGCCCTGGAGGCTCCGGGATTCACGGTGACCCATCCGCTGCTCCTTCAGCTGCAAAGAGAAGAAAGCGGGGGCTTGATTATTTTTTCATCCGGCTCTTCCGGCGCGAGCAAAGCTGCAGTGCACCGGACATCGGCCCTGTTATCCAAGTATGAGCGGGAGGGAAGAGCACTCAAGACGATTCCCTTCATGCTTCTGGATCATATCGGCGGGATGAATACGATGCTCCGAACGCTAAGCAGCGGCGGCACCTTGTATATTTTGAAGGACCGCTCTCCATCAGAAGTGTGCCGAACCATTGAACAGCACCGCATTCAGGCGCTGCCGGTCTCTCCCACCTTCATGAATCTCCTTCTCATGAGTAAAACGTACGAGGCGTATGATCTGTCAAGTCTAGAGGTGGTATCCTACGGATCCGAGGTGATGCCGCCCTCAACACTAAAAGCCTGGCATCAGGCCTTTCCTGGGGTCAAGACGAATCAGGCCTATGGCATGTCTGAGCTGGGAGTACTGCCGACACGCTCTGCCGGCTCAGAAGGATTAGCTTTTTCTATACAAAGCGAGCAGGTGAAGTACCGGATTGTGGATGGATTATTGGAAGTCAAATCCCCCTGGACCATGATGGGGTATTTAAATGCACCGGATCCCTTTACGACTGACGGCTGGTTGAAGACGGGGGATGAAGTTTTAGAGGAAGAGGGCTTTATCCGGATTCTGGGCCGGCGTTCAGAAATGATCAATGTCGGGGGCGAAAAGGTGTACCCGGCGGAGGTGGAGGATGTGCTTCAGCAGCTTCCCTTTGTAGAAGCAGCCGTAGTCAGCGGAGAGGCCAGTGGAATTACGGGACAGCTGATCAAGGCCACGCTCTCGCTCCGGGAAGAGATGAAGCTTGCCGAGCTGCGCCAGAAGGTATGGGAGCATTGCAGAGATCGGCTTCCTGCTTACAAAATACCGCAAAAAATTGTGATCGCCGAGCATTCACTGACCGGAAGCCGGATGAAGAAGCTCCGTAACCTATAA
- the sucD gene encoding succinate--CoA ligase subunit alpha, with protein sequence MSILVDKNTKVITQGITGKTALFHAKGALDYGTQMVGGTSPGKGGTQVEITLENGELVSLPVFNTVEEAKAATGATASVIYVPPAFAADSIMEAVDAEMELVICITEGIPVLDMVKVSRYMEGKKTRLIGPNCPGVITPGECKIGIMPGYIHMPGHVGVVSRSGTLTYEAVHQLSARGIGQSSAVGIGGDPVKGSEFIDILKLFNEDPQTKAVIMIGEIGGTAEEEAAEWIKVNMTKPVVGFIGGATAPPGKRMGHAGAIISGGKGTASEKISVLESCGIKVAPTPSEMGSTLVSVLEEKGILNLCTTH encoded by the coding sequence GTGAGTATTTTGGTCGACAAGAATACAAAAGTGATTACCCAAGGAATTACCGGCAAGACGGCTTTGTTTCATGCCAAAGGCGCGCTCGATTACGGCACGCAGATGGTAGGAGGAACTTCTCCGGGCAAAGGTGGAACTCAAGTAGAGATTACACTGGAGAATGGCGAACTGGTGAGCCTGCCGGTATTTAATACCGTAGAGGAAGCCAAAGCAGCTACAGGCGCTACAGCAAGCGTCATTTATGTACCTCCAGCATTTGCAGCCGACTCCATCATGGAAGCGGTCGACGCTGAGATGGAGCTTGTCATCTGTATTACTGAAGGCATTCCGGTGCTTGATATGGTGAAGGTTTCCCGTTACATGGAAGGCAAGAAAACCCGCCTGATCGGCCCTAACTGCCCAGGTGTGATCACACCAGGCGAGTGCAAGATCGGTATTATGCCTGGATATATTCACATGCCAGGTCATGTTGGTGTCGTTTCCCGAAGCGGAACGCTGACTTATGAAGCGGTTCATCAGCTGTCGGCTCGCGGTATTGGCCAGTCCTCCGCTGTCGGTATCGGTGGAGACCCGGTGAAGGGCTCTGAATTTATCGACATCCTGAAGCTTTTCAATGAGGATCCTCAGACAAAAGCCGTGATTATGATCGGGGAAATCGGCGGAACCGCAGAGGAAGAAGCGGCGGAGTGGATCAAAGTGAACATGACCAAGCCTGTCGTTGGCTTCATTGGTGGCGCAACAGCGCCTCCAGGAAAGCGCATGGGACATGCCGGTGCGATTATTTCCGGCGGTAAAGGTACAGCAAGCGAGAAGATTTCCGTTCTGGAATCCTGCGGCATCAAGGTTGCGCCAACACCATCCGAGATGGGCTCCACCTTGGTTAGCGTTCTGGAAGAGAAGGGCATTCTGAATCTCTGCACAACGCACTAG
- the sucC gene encoding ADP-forming succinate--CoA ligase subunit beta, which yields MNIHEYQGKQVLKQYGVVVPNGKVAFTVDEAVEAAQALGSPVTVVKAQIHAGGRGKAGGVKVAKSLDEVRAYAEEILGKVLVTHQTGPEGKQVKRLLIEEGCDIRKEYYVGVVVDRGTGRVVMMASEEGGTEIEEVAAATPEKIFKEVIDPAVGMQMFQARKLAYAINIPKELVNKAAQFMIALYTAFVEKDCSIAEINPLVVTGDGNVMALDAKLNFDSNALFRHKDIQELRDLEEEDEKEIEASKYDLSYIALDGNIGCMVNGAGLAMATMDIIKYYGGDPANFLDVGGGATTEKVTEAFKIILSDPQVKGIFVNIFGGIMRCDVIATGVVEAAKQIGLTRPLVVRLEGTNVDLGKQILAESGLNIVPADSMADGAQKIVSLVQ from the coding sequence ATGAATATCCATGAATATCAAGGAAAACAAGTACTGAAGCAATATGGAGTAGTCGTTCCAAACGGAAAAGTAGCATTCACGGTGGATGAAGCTGTGGAGGCCGCTCAAGCACTCGGCAGCCCGGTTACAGTGGTGAAGGCTCAAATTCACGCAGGCGGCCGCGGTAAAGCGGGCGGTGTTAAAGTAGCGAAGAGCCTGGATGAAGTACGTGCTTATGCAGAGGAAATCCTGGGCAAAGTGCTCGTAACACATCAGACAGGACCGGAAGGCAAGCAAGTTAAGCGCTTGCTTATCGAAGAAGGCTGTGATATCCGCAAGGAATATTACGTCGGCGTCGTTGTGGACCGAGGTACAGGACGTGTAGTCATGATGGCATCGGAAGAAGGCGGCACCGAGATTGAAGAGGTAGCAGCTGCAACGCCGGAGAAGATCTTTAAAGAGGTTATCGATCCTGCGGTAGGTATGCAGATGTTCCAGGCACGGAAGCTGGCTTATGCCATCAACATTCCGAAAGAGCTGGTCAATAAGGCCGCTCAATTTATGATTGCGCTTTACACTGCATTTGTCGAAAAGGACTGCTCGATTGCCGAGATCAATCCACTGGTTGTAACCGGAGACGGGAATGTTATGGCTCTGGATGCGAAGCTGAATTTCGATTCCAACGCCTTGTTCCGTCATAAGGACATTCAGGAGCTGCGCGATCTGGAAGAAGAGGATGAGAAGGAAATCGAAGCGTCCAAATACGATCTCAGCTACATAGCTTTGGACGGAAATATCGGATGTATGGTTAACGGAGCCGGATTGGCGATGGCAACCATGGACATCATTAAATACTATGGCGGCGACCCTGCGAACTTCCTTGATGTTGGGGGCGGTGCTACAACGGAGAAGGTAACCGAAGCTTTCAAGATCATTCTGTCTGATCCACAGGTTAAAGGAATTTTCGTCAACATTTTTGGCGGCATTATGCGTTGTGACGTTATTGCTACCGGTGTTGTGGAAGCGGCCAAGCAGATCGGACTTACTCGCCCTCTCGTTGTGCGTCTGGAAGGAACAAACGTGGATCTGGGCAAACAGATTCTGGCCGAATCCGGACTGAATATTGTACCTGCTGATTCAATGGCGGATGGAGCGCAGAAGATCGTTTCTCTCGTTCAATAA
- the trmFO gene encoding FADH(2)-oxidizing methylenetetrahydrofolate--tRNA-(uracil(54)-C(5))-methyltransferase TrmFO, protein MKDIQRVTVIGAGLAGSEAAWQLASRGVPVTLYEMRPVVKTPAHHTDQFAELVCSNSLRANGMSNAVGVLKEEMRMLNSLVIGSADRNAVPAGGALAVDRDGFSGEITETLHQHPLIEVVNEELQHIPEEGIVVIATGPLTSPALSQQIRELMGEDYFYFYDAAAPIIEKDSIDMSKVYLASRYDKGEAAYLNCPMTEEEFDRFYEALISAEVAELKEFEKEIYFEGCMPIEVMMKRGKQTALFGPMKPVGLPNPHTGTLPHAVVQLRQDNAAGTLYNLVGFQTHLKWGEQKRVFSLIPGLENAEIVRYGVMHRNTFVNSPKLLEPTYQVKGRPNLYLAGQMTGVEGYVESAASGLIAGINAARAALGKEGIVFPEEAAIGSMAQYITNADPEHFQPMNANFGLLPVLPKRIRNKKEKNEALANRAIEKLNEFIHTHELRRS, encoded by the coding sequence GTGAAGGATATACAAAGAGTTACCGTGATTGGAGCAGGACTTGCGGGAAGCGAGGCGGCCTGGCAGCTGGCTAGCCGCGGGGTTCCGGTTACATTATATGAAATGCGTCCGGTCGTCAAAACGCCGGCACATCATACCGATCAATTTGCGGAGCTGGTATGCAGCAACTCGCTGCGTGCGAATGGCATGAGTAATGCTGTTGGGGTACTGAAGGAAGAAATGCGCATGCTGAATTCCCTCGTGATTGGGTCGGCAGACCGCAATGCCGTTCCGGCCGGTGGAGCGCTGGCTGTGGACCGTGACGGCTTCTCCGGTGAAATTACAGAGACGCTGCATCAGCATCCGCTGATTGAAGTCGTAAATGAAGAGCTCCAGCATATACCTGAAGAAGGGATTGTCGTCATTGCTACAGGTCCGCTGACCTCTCCTGCGCTGTCCCAGCAAATTCGGGAGCTGATGGGCGAAGATTACTTTTACTTTTATGATGCCGCAGCACCGATCATCGAAAAAGATTCCATTGATATGAGCAAGGTGTATCTCGCCTCCCGATATGACAAGGGTGAAGCGGCCTATCTGAATTGTCCTATGACCGAAGAGGAGTTTGATCGCTTTTATGAAGCGCTGATCTCGGCTGAGGTTGCCGAGCTGAAAGAGTTTGAGAAAGAAATCTATTTCGAGGGCTGTATGCCCATTGAGGTCATGATGAAGCGTGGCAAGCAGACGGCGTTATTCGGCCCTATGAAGCCGGTAGGCCTTCCTAATCCGCATACCGGTACTTTGCCTCACGCTGTAGTCCAGCTCCGTCAGGATAATGCTGCAGGTACGCTCTACAATCTCGTCGGGTTTCAGACTCACTTAAAGTGGGGCGAACAGAAGCGGGTATTCTCGCTGATTCCTGGACTTGAGAATGCGGAGATCGTCCGATATGGCGTTATGCACCGCAATACATTCGTGAATTCGCCGAAGCTGCTAGAACCGACTTATCAGGTAAAGGGGCGTCCGAACTTATATTTGGCCGGGCAGATGACTGGTGTCGAGGGCTATGTGGAATCTGCGGCATCCGGGCTGATTGCAGGAATTAATGCTGCAAGAGCAGCGCTTGGCAAAGAGGGGATTGTATTTCCTGAGGAAGCCGCCATCGGCAGTATGGCTCAGTATATAACGAATGCCGACCCGGAGCATTTCCAGCCGATGAACGCGAACTTCGGTTTGCTGCCGGTTCTGCCCAAGCGAATTCGCAACAAGAAAGAGAAGAATGAAGCGTTGGCGAACCGGGCTATTGAGAAGCTGAATGAATTTATTCATACACACGAGCTCCGTCGATCTTAA
- a CDS encoding YifB family Mg chelatase-like AAA ATPase, whose translation MYGKLHSACLYGIEGVPIQVEVDLANGLPQTNIIGLPDSSIRESVERVRAAIKNCGFTYPLQRITVNLAPADLRKEGAAFDLAVALGILTTSEQLVLPAAEKLLIIGELALDGSLRPVKGALSIAEAARTKGFQGILLPQANAQEASLIQGIPIYSLEHLSQLLETCSSSSENIAKTEAATSSRKGRPPVVDLGRLTFDSSSASGTVPSSAESAFAEDYSDVYGQLHVKRAMTIAAAGMHNLILIGPPGTGKTMLIKRLPTILPELGEEEALEATKIFSAAGKLKQDDALLRKRPFRSPHHTISPGGLIGGGGIPKPGEVSLAHRGVLFLDELPEFSRSVLEVLRQPLEDYEVTISRSRAVFTYPARFMLAASMNPCPCGYFGAEPTGLHRCTCSLPKVSAYRAKISGPLLDRIDLQVDVPRPKERPSESQALSSADMKQLVLSARDIQLSRYRHTRFSWNSELQGSALRTFAKLEREASDLLDTTLEALGLSMRAYDRILKISRTIADLEHSDIIRFTHVAEAVQYRQLDLSPVNQEEV comes from the coding sequence ATGTATGGCAAGCTGCACAGCGCATGCTTGTATGGCATTGAGGGGGTACCCATTCAGGTTGAAGTAGATCTGGCTAATGGCCTGCCCCAAACTAACATTATCGGATTGCCGGACTCCTCGATTCGAGAATCCGTCGAACGGGTAAGGGCTGCGATCAAGAACTGCGGCTTCACCTATCCTTTGCAGCGGATTACTGTCAATCTTGCTCCGGCTGATTTACGGAAAGAGGGCGCCGCCTTTGACTTGGCAGTTGCTCTCGGGATTCTGACCACGAGCGAACAGCTGGTGCTCCCGGCAGCAGAGAAGCTGCTCATCATCGGAGAGCTCGCACTTGACGGTAGTCTTCGCCCGGTAAAGGGAGCGCTGTCCATCGCAGAAGCAGCGAGAACCAAAGGCTTTCAAGGCATTCTGCTGCCGCAGGCCAACGCGCAGGAAGCGTCTCTGATTCAGGGCATACCTATTTATAGCCTGGAGCATCTCAGTCAGCTGCTGGAGACCTGTTCCAGCTCAAGTGAGAACATAGCGAAGACGGAGGCAGCTACGTCATCACGCAAGGGACGGCCTCCTGTTGTGGATCTTGGAAGGCTTACCTTTGACTCTTCTTCTGCCTCTGGGACGGTCCCTTCATCTGCAGAATCTGCGTTTGCAGAGGACTACAGTGATGTCTACGGTCAACTGCATGTCAAGCGAGCGATGACCATTGCTGCTGCAGGCATGCATAATCTCATTCTTATTGGTCCGCCCGGCACCGGGAAGACGATGCTGATCAAGCGGCTGCCGACTATTTTACCAGAGCTTGGTGAAGAGGAAGCGCTGGAGGCGACCAAAATTTTCAGCGCCGCCGGCAAGCTGAAGCAGGATGATGCGCTGCTCCGCAAGCGCCCTTTTCGCTCTCCTCATCATACGATCTCTCCCGGCGGCCTCATTGGTGGAGGAGGAATACCGAAGCCCGGCGAGGTTAGCCTGGCTCACCGCGGCGTACTGTTTCTGGATGAGCTGCCGGAATTTTCGCGCAGCGTCCTGGAAGTGCTTCGCCAGCCGCTGGAGGATTATGAGGTGACGATCAGCCGCTCCAGAGCCGTCTTTACGTACCCTGCCCGGTTTATGCTGGCTGCCTCGATGAATCCGTGTCCGTGCGGCTACTTCGGAGCTGAGCCGACAGGCCTTCATCGGTGTACCTGCAGTCTTCCTAAAGTTTCAGCCTACCGTGCCAAAATATCCGGACCGCTGCTGGACCGCATCGATCTTCAAGTGGACGTACCAAGACCTAAAGAGCGCCCAAGTGAAAGCCAAGCCTTATCCTCTGCGGATATGAAGCAGCTTGTCCTGTCCGCCCGGGATATTCAGCTGAGCAGATACCGCCACACCCGCTTTTCATGGAACAGTGAGCTGCAGGGCAGCGCACTGCGTACCTTCGCCAAGCTGGAGCGAGAGGCTTCCGATCTGCTGGATACCACACTGGAAGCGCTGGGCCTGAGTATGAGAGCCTATGATCGTATCCTAAAAATATCAAGAACGATTGCCGATTTAGAGCATTCTGACATCATTCGCTTTACACATGTGGCAGAGGCTGTACAGTATCGCCAGCTGGATCTGTCACCCGTCAACCAGGAGGAGGTCTAA
- the dprA gene encoding DNA-processing protein DprA — protein MSTSPRYEKAMLVALHETEGIGWKTIDNLYASGLHMDMCSYGVKDWTAMGIRVEAAHRLSLHFAEAVENAGNRLSKEQNEGIRVICILDSMYPDMLKSSPRPPWVMYARGSLDLLNGPSLAVVGTRVPTAYGRKVATLLTEDLVIKGVTIVSGLARGIDSIAHAAALKQNGKTIAVLGAGVDTIYPPENRTLYEEIAQQGLLLSEYPPGTGAHPGYFPQRNRIIAGITLGTLVVEADIRSGSLITSDAALEAGRDVFAVPGPITSPKSRGTLELIKQGAKLVTGIEDITEEYQRQLKEAAEKSSVGAHTYTKDYASSVDGLTKEEMELYHMLQQGPGSVDELLERTRWEFGLLHSVLLSLIIKKQITQLPGAIYKLI, from the coding sequence ATGTCAACAAGTCCGCGGTACGAAAAAGCAATGCTGGTAGCTTTGCATGAAACGGAAGGTATTGGCTGGAAAACGATAGATAATCTCTATGCTTCTGGCTTGCATATGGACATGTGCAGTTATGGAGTCAAGGATTGGACGGCGATGGGGATTCGTGTCGAGGCTGCTCATCGGCTGTCCCTACATTTTGCAGAGGCTGTCGAGAACGCAGGCAATCGGCTGTCGAAGGAGCAGAATGAGGGAATCAGGGTGATCTGTATTCTTGATTCCATGTATCCGGATATGTTAAAGTCTTCTCCCCGGCCGCCTTGGGTCATGTATGCCCGCGGAAGCCTGGATTTACTGAACGGTCCGTCGCTTGCCGTGGTGGGCACCCGCGTTCCAACGGCGTATGGACGCAAAGTAGCCACGCTGCTGACGGAGGATCTAGTTATAAAAGGAGTGACTATTGTCAGCGGCCTTGCCCGCGGTATTGACAGCATCGCCCATGCTGCAGCGCTAAAGCAGAACGGAAAGACTATTGCCGTCCTGGGTGCGGGCGTGGATACGATTTATCCGCCGGAGAATCGTACCTTATATGAAGAAATCGCTCAACAAGGACTGCTGTTATCGGAATATCCGCCAGGCACCGGGGCCCATCCGGGCTATTTTCCACAGCGCAACCGGATTATTGCCGGGATTACATTGGGAACGCTCGTGGTAGAGGCCGACATTCGAAGCGGCTCTTTAATTACGTCGGATGCAGCGCTGGAAGCAGGACGGGATGTTTTTGCAGTTCCGGGTCCAATCACTTCCCCCAAAAGCAGAGGAACGCTTGAGCTGATCAAGCAGGGTGCCAAGCTGGTTACCGGGATTGAGGATATTACAGAAGAGTATCAGCGCCAGCTGAAGGAGGCTGCGGAGAAGTCTTCTGTAGGTGCCCATACATACACAAAAGATTATGCCAGCAGTGTCGATGGGTTGACAAAAGAGGAAATGGAACTATACCATATGTTGCAGCAGGGTCCCGGATCTGTGGATGAGCTGCTGGAGCGTACCCGGTGGGAATTTGGACTTTTGCATTCAGTTCTGTTATCTTTAATCATAAAAAAGCAAATTACCCAATTACCCGGTGCTATATATAAACTAATATAA
- a CDS encoding phytanoyl-CoA dioxygenase family protein — MKIAADRFTRELEQLHRDGYVLFEGVLNAEETAQIKHGIMAAFEGKDERVMLQGPMFEHGEVFEELVDHPVISEFIEEVLGQDCQLSSMNGMRTQHHNAVSKWHVDEALFFPLPEGVELDARIQLPVYLMNALYYLEDVTEELGPTQVVPGSHRAGKDLGFTEHIESYNGQGPVSILAKAGDCLVFNSQIWHRGAPHTSHSPRYVQQVIYRKKFIVPHLSHDNNVFYKAPEDVIARANPRRRRLLGHNSQIF, encoded by the coding sequence ATGAAAATTGCAGCGGATCGATTTACAAGAGAGCTGGAGCAGCTTCACAGAGACGGATATGTTTTGTTTGAGGGGGTATTAAACGCTGAAGAAACCGCTCAGATCAAGCACGGGATTATGGCTGCTTTTGAGGGCAAGGATGAACGTGTTATGCTGCAGGGTCCGATGTTTGAGCACGGGGAAGTGTTTGAGGAGCTTGTGGATCATCCCGTCATCAGTGAATTTATTGAAGAGGTGTTGGGTCAAGACTGCCAGCTTAGCAGCATGAACGGGATGAGAACCCAGCATCATAATGCGGTGAGCAAGTGGCATGTGGACGAAGCGTTATTTTTCCCGCTCCCTGAAGGTGTGGAGCTGGATGCACGGATTCAATTACCGGTATATCTCATGAATGCCCTCTATTATTTGGAGGATGTGACCGAGGAGCTTGGACCGACCCAGGTTGTGCCGGGTTCTCACCGGGCCGGCAAGGATCTGGGATTTACCGAGCATATTGAGAGCTATAACGGTCAGGGACCGGTATCCATTCTGGCTAAAGCAGGAGACTGCCTGGTGTTTAACAGCCAGATATGGCATCGCGGTGCTCCTCACACGAGCCATTCGCCCAGGTATGTTCAGCAGGTGATATATCGCAAAAAATTTATCGTCCCCCATTTGAGTCACGACAACAATGTGTTTTATAAAGCGCCGGAAGATGTCATTGCGCGCGCCAATCCCCGCCGCAGACGATTACTTGGCCATAATTCACAAATTTTCTAA
- the topA gene encoding type I DNA topoisomerase has protein sequence MADSLVIVESPAKAKTIGKYLGSKYIVKASMGHVRDLPKSQIGVEVENDFNPKYITIRGKGSVLKELKDASKKVKKVYLAADPDREGEAIAWHLAHALELDETQSLRVVFNEITKTAVKDAFKTPRKINMDLVNAQQARRILDRLVGYKISPLLWKKVKKGLSAGRVQSVAVKIILDREHEISAFVPEEYWTITAKLAVKGSAFDAKFHKLDGSKKELGSEQDVNEVLSIIQKASFEVSEVKERERQRHPSPPFTTSSLQQEAARKLGFRAAKTMSVAQQLYEGVELGKEGTVGLITYMRTDSTRISETAQGEAKEFITGKYGTDYVPESPRQYAKKASNAQDAHEAIRPTSIERDPESMKPFMSRDQMRLYKLIWDRFIASQMASAILDTMSVDIAAGRATFRATGSKVRFPGFMKVYVEGNDDGTTEEENFLPALQSGDKLEHDSIEPKQHFTQPPPRYSEARLVRTLEELGIGRPSTYAPTLETIQKRGYVAIEEKKFMPTELGELVIEQMEQFFPEILNVEFTANMEEDLDHVEEGAEDWVKVLGEFYKSFEKRLTVAEEEMKEIEIEDEVSDEICEKCGKPLVYKLGRFGKFLACSGFPDCRNTKPIIKDIGVTCPSCKEGHVVERRSKKGRVFYGCDRYPECEYVSWDKPSLKPCPNCSSLMTEKKTRQGIKLQCTSCDHSEMMEEPEDGSDF, from the coding sequence GTGGCGGATTCACTCGTCATCGTCGAATCGCCGGCCAAGGCGAAAACGATTGGCAAATATCTCGGCAGCAAATATATCGTGAAGGCTTCAATGGGCCATGTTCGTGATCTGCCGAAGAGCCAAATCGGCGTTGAGGTCGAAAACGATTTCAACCCGAAATATATTACGATCCGCGGAAAAGGTTCGGTTCTTAAAGAGCTGAAGGATGCCAGTAAAAAAGTGAAAAAAGTATACCTGGCAGCTGACCCCGATCGCGAAGGAGAGGCCATTGCCTGGCATTTGGCGCATGCGCTTGAACTAGACGAAACTCAAAGCCTGAGAGTCGTATTTAATGAAATTACCAAGACGGCGGTGAAGGATGCATTCAAAACACCGCGTAAAATTAATATGGATTTAGTAAACGCACAGCAGGCGCGGCGGATTCTGGATCGCCTTGTGGGATACAAGATCAGCCCTCTGCTGTGGAAAAAAGTGAAGAAGGGGCTCTCTGCCGGCCGTGTTCAGTCCGTTGCGGTCAAGATTATTCTGGATCGGGAGCATGAGATCAGCGCTTTCGTACCTGAGGAATATTGGACGATTACAGCGAAGCTGGCGGTGAAGGGCAGTGCTTTCGACGCCAAATTTCATAAGCTGGACGGCAGCAAGAAGGAGCTGGGCAGCGAGCAGGATGTTAACGAGGTGCTTTCGATCATTCAGAAGGCTTCCTTTGAAGTGAGTGAAGTGAAGGAACGAGAGCGCCAGCGTCACCCGTCGCCTCCATTTACGACTTCTTCTTTGCAGCAGGAGGCAGCACGGAAGCTGGGCTTCCGCGCGGCAAAGACGATGTCGGTGGCCCAGCAGCTGTATGAGGGCGTAGAGCTGGGGAAAGAGGGAACGGTCGGCTTGATCACCTATATGAGAACGGACTCCACGCGGATCTCGGAGACCGCCCAGGGTGAAGCCAAGGAATTTATTACGGGTAAATATGGTACGGATTATGTGCCAGAAAGCCCGCGTCAATATGCCAAGAAAGCTTCTAATGCTCAGGATGCGCATGAAGCTATTCGTCCGACCTCGATCGAGCGTGATCCGGAGAGCATGAAGCCATTCATGAGCCGTGATCAGATGAGGCTGTACAAGCTGATTTGGGATCGGTTTATTGCGAGCCAGATGGCGTCCGCAATCCTGGATACGATGTCTGTAGATATTGCTGCAGGCCGGGCAACCTTCCGGGCAACGGGATCGAAGGTTCGGTTCCCGGGCTTCATGAAGGTATATGTGGAAGGGAATGATGACGGTACGACAGAAGAAGAGAACTTTCTTCCTGCTCTGCAGTCCGGTGACAAGCTGGAACATGACAGCATTGAACCGAAGCAGCATTTTACACAGCCACCGCCAAGGTATAGCGAGGCACGGCTCGTCCGCACGCTGGAGGAGCTCGGCATTGGCAGACCAAGCACTTACGCGCCAACGCTGGAAACGATTCAGAAGCGCGGCTATGTCGCAATTGAAGAGAAGAAATTTATGCCTACCGAGCTCGGTGAATTGGTCATCGAGCAGATGGAGCAATTTTTCCCGGAGATTCTGAACGTAGAGTTTACAGCCAATATGGAAGAGGACCTCGACCATGTAGAAGAAGGCGCGGAGGATTGGGTAAAGGTTCTTGGAGAGTTCTACAAGTCCTTTGAGAAACGTCTTACGGTAGCTGAGGAAGAGATGAAAGAGATTGAGATTGAAGATGAGGTCTCTGATGAAATCTGCGAGAAGTGCGGCAAGCCGCTAGTGTACAAGCTTGGCAGATTCGGCAAGTTTCTGGCCTGCTCCGGGTTTCCAGATTGCCGGAATACGAAGCCGATCATTAAGGACATTGGAGTAACCTGCCCGAGCTGTAAGGAAGGCCATGTCGTGGAACGGCGCAGTAAGAAAGGCCGGGTGTTTTATGGCTGTGACAGATATCCGGAATGTGAATACGTTTCGTGGGATAAACCGTCACTGAAGCCCTGCCCGAATTGCAGCAGCCTGATGACGGAGAAGAAGACGAGACAAGGAATTAAGCTGCAATGTACGTCCTGCGATCATTCTGAAATGATGGAAGAGCCGGAGGACGGTTCAGATTTTTAA